In the genome of Streptomyces lydicus, the window ATCGCCACCGTGTAGAGAGCGACGGCCGTGGCCGCCGGCGTCGGCCTGGGGAGCTGGAGCACGGCGAACTGGACCAGATGCATGGCCACGGTCACGGCGACCACGGCCAGCGGCCAGCGGCGCCGGGCGAGCAGCGGCACACAGGAGATCGCGAGTGCGGCGAGCGCCCAGGAGAGCTGAGCGTGGTCGACGTAGGCGAAGGCGACGGTCAGCGGGGAGGCCAGGAGGAAGCAGCCCAGCGCGACGGCCAGGTCGACCACGGGGGGCCGCGCCGCCCGCCGCCACTCGCCGAGCCGGTCGGTCATCTGCACTCTCCCACGGTAGGCAGACCCGGCCGGATCGGCGATCACGGCGGTCCGCCGGCCGCGGTGAGACCCGCGGCCGACGCGCCCACGAGGACGATGTGGTCCCTGGTGGGCACTACTCCACCACCTCGATCGCCAGCGCGGGACAGCGGGCGGCGGCGTCCTTGACCTGGGGCAGCAGCTCGTGGGGCGGGACGGCGTCGAGCAGGACGACGATGCCGTCCTCGTCCCGCTGGTCGAAGACGTCAGCGGCAGCCAGTACACAGGCGCCCGCGCCGACGCATTTGCCCTCGTCGATGAGGATCTTCATGGGGTTCTCCGCGTGGTGTGTGGTCCGGCCATGTGCATGGTCCGTGGGGTCGGCGATGTGCATGGTGCGTGGAGTCGACGATGCGCGTGGTACGTGGTTCGGCGATGTGCTGGGGGGTGTGCCTGTCTCACCAGGTCACGGGCAGTTCGTGGACGCCGTAGACGAGCATGTCGTCGCGCATGGGCACCTCTTCCACCGGAAGTGCCAGCCGCAGCGTCGGGAACCGGTCCAGGAGCGCGGACAGGGCTGCCTTCATCTCCGCGCGGGCCAGCTGCTGGCCGAGGCACTGGTGGATGCCGTGGCCGAACGCCAGGTGCGGGCTGTGCGGACGTTCCACGTCCAGCCGCTCCGGGTGGTCGGCGAGGTGTGCCGCGTCCCGGTTCCCGGATGCCAGGGAGGCGACCACCGTGCTGCCCTCCTTGATCTGCCGGCCGTGCAGTTCCACGTCCTCCAGCGCCGTACGGCGTACCCCGAACTGGACGATCGTCAGGTAGCGCAGCAACTCCTCGACGGCGCCGTCCATGAGGGAGGGGTCGGCGCGCAGCGCGGCCAGTTGCCCGGGGTTCTGCAGCAGGCACATGGTGCTGAGCGCGATCATGTTCGCGGTCGTCTCGTGCCCGGCTATCAGCAGCAGCACCCCCACGCCGGTCAGCTCTTCGTCGGTCAGCTCTCCGGACCGGACCAGCTCGCCGAGGATGTCGTCGGTGGGGTTTTCCCGTTTGGCGAGCACCAGTTGGTGGAGGTACCCGCGCATCGCCTGCTGGGCCTGCCGGAATTCCTCGGGGCCGGAATTCAGGCGGACGATCGTGGCCGAGTTCCGCTGGAACTCCTCACGGTCGGCGTAGGGCACCCCGAGCAGTTCGCAGATCACCAGTGAGGGAACCGGCAGAGCGAAGGCCTGGACGAGGTCGACCGGGCCCTCGGCCGCAGCCATCGCGTCCAGCTGCTCGGCGACGATCTTCTCCACCACCGGCGTCAGCTGTCGCATCCGGCGCACGGTGAACTGCCCGGTGAGCAGCCGCCGGAACCGGGTGTGCTCCGGCGCGTCCATCATGATGAACAGCCCCGGCGGCGGTGCCGGTGCGTCGTCCCCCTCGGGGCCGCCGGGCCGCAGGACGCCGCGCTTCGCGCTGAACCGCGGGTCGGAAAGGACCGTCCGCACGTCGTCATACCTGGTGACCAGCCAGCCGGCGGCACCGTCCGGGAAGGTCATCGGCGCGACCGGCTCCTGCTCACGCAGCGTCCGGTACTCCTCCGGCGGATCGAAGGGGCAGCTCCGCACCGTGGGCTGGGTCCCGGTGGGCCGGGCCTTGGCGGTCTGGCTCGTGGTGGTCCGGCTCGTGGTGGTCCGGCTCTTGGCGGGCTGGGCTTTCGTCACGGAAGGGTCCTTTCCAGAGGGAGGGGTGCCGCGGTGCTCATGCGGTAGTTGGTGGCGCAGGAGTGGCCGGCGAGGGCGCGGCGGTAGACGCGCCGGCCCAGCAGCAGGGCGAGGGCGAGGACGGGGGGCCCGAAGGCGTCGGCCGTGCCGAGGGCGACCACCTGGCCGGACAGGTACAGCGACAGCTGGATCGCCAGCATCACCGCACTGGAGGCGAGGATCACCAGGTTGCTCTTGGCGAACGCCCGGCGCCGTACGGGGCACCGGTGCCAGCCGGGCCCCTCCTTCGTGAGCAGCGCCACCACCACGCCCGTCAGCGGCCGGCCGATCAGCAACCCCACGGCGTTCGCCACGACGATCACGCTGTGCATCACCAGGTTCGGCAGGAAGAAGTTGGCGGCTTCTCCGGTCTTCGCGGCCAGCGCCCCCTGGACGCACACGAGACCGAGGACCGCGAGCGCCCGCCACACCGATTCCCCGCGCACCACCCGGCAGACGCAGACCCCGGCGGCCGCCGCCAGGGCGAGCATCAGCGCAACGCTGAGCCGGTGAGTGAGGGCGTAGCTCACGGTGAATCCGAAGATGGGCGCGATATCGATCACTGCCGCGCGCAGCCGGCTGCGAAGGACGGCGCGGGCGGCCTCCTCACCGCCGGCCACACGGTGTGCTGTTGGGTCCACGGCTGCTCCAGGCTCCTCGACGGACGGTGGGCGTCTCGTCGCTTGCGACCCTGTTCACGATGCCGCCCCGCCCCGCGTACGTCGTCGTGCGTCCGCAGACACTTGGCCTGCCGCACCCGCAGTACGACGGCGCGGCGCCTACCACGAGCGCAGGCACCCGCCGTGAGCGCAGGCACCTGCCGTGTGTCCACCCATCCCCGGCACAGGTGCTGGACGGGGACGGGGGCGGGTGGACCGACAACGAATCAGGCCCAGGTCACTGACCTGGGCCTTCGTAAGGGAGTGTGCGTATGGGAGTGTGCGTAAGGGAGTGAGGGAGGGGAACCGAACCCGCGCCGGGAGCCGGGGAATCAACGGGGCCGGGGCGCCTGTCCCCGTGCCCTCAGCCGCGTCCGCGCCCGGTGAACTTCTGCCCGACACCGAGCCCGCGGAGGTTGGCGAGGACCTGGGGGTCCTGGGCGTCGAGCCAGTCGCAGAGCTGGCGGAAGGAGACCAGCCGGACGTCCTTGTGCTTGCCGCCGGCGATGTGCTTGACGGCTTCCTCGACGGCGTCCATGTAGATGCCGCCGTTCCACTGCTCGAAGTGGTTGCCGACGAACAACGGGGCCCGGTTCGTCTCGTACGCCCGCTGGAAGCCGGCTATGTAGGCCTCGGTGGCCTGCTTGCGCCAGCGCGGGTAGTTGGCCGGCGGGCCCTTGGTGGAGTTCTGTGACTGGTTGAACATCAGGTTGAAGTCCATCGAGAGGCACTCGCGGTGCCCGGGGAACGGTATCGACTGGAGCGGGAAGTCCCAGACGCCCTGCTTCTTGGTGGGCCAGACCTGGAGGCCGCCCGGGGAGCTGGCGTCGTAGCGCCAGCCGCGCTTGCGGGCCGTGGGCAGCAGGTTGGCCTGGCCGAGCAGGCAGGGCGTACGGGAGCCGACGAGTTCCTTGCTGTAGTCGAACGGCAGCGGTTCGACATCGGTGAAGCCGGTGTTCGTCCGCCACTTGGTGACGAAGTCCATGGCCTGCTCGATCTCGGAGTCCCACTGGGCGGGGGTCCAGTTGGCGACGGAGCCCCTGCCTCCGCAGAAGTGTCCGTTGAAGTGGGTGCCTATTTCGTGGCCGTCCAGCCACGCCGCGCGCACGTTCTTCAGCGTCGCCTTGATGTGCTCATCGGTGAGGTAACCGATGTCGGAGGCGCCGACGGGGTTGTTCGGCGGACGGTACAGGCGCTTCTTCGATTCGGGCAGCAGATACAGCCCGGAGAGGAAGAAGGTCATCGAGGCGTTGTGTTCCTTGGCGAGCTTGCGGAAACGCGGGAAGAGGCCGTTGCCCACTTCCCCCGCCCCGTCCCAGGAGAAGACCACGAATTGCGGCGGCTTCTGGCCCGGCGCCAGCTTCTCCGGTGCGGGCGGCTGGTTCGGCTGCTTTCCGGTGTACTCCGTGGAGCCGTCGCCTATCGGCTTGCCCTTGGCCTTCTGGCCGGGATTGGATCCCACCTTGTCGGAAGCCGACGACCCGGAAGGTGAGCAGCCGGCAACGGAGAGTGCGGCCGCCGCTCCGACCCCGAGTCCAAATATGCCCCGGCGGCTGATGTGACGCATAACGGTACCCATCGCATTCGTTGGAAGTTCTGATACGGGGGACGCCCGGAGAAGTGAGGCGCCCGGGAAGACGGGGAGGCAGCTGCCGAGGTTCCGCTTCGACCCGAGAAATGAGGATCCGCAACGGAGGAGGTTCTCCAGGGTGAGGATCCTCGCGGAAGAGGATTTCGAGGGGTGAGAGTTCTTGAGGAGTGAGGACTCTCAACTGAGGGAATTCTCGGCGGCGGGCGGATGGCGGAGCGCGGCTTGCTCTCCAATGCCGTGGGAGGCGCCCGGAAGCGGGAGCCTCGCACTCCGCAGCCAACTACGCGCGGGATAACTCCGAATAGGAGCAGGCAACCGGAACCGGAACCGCAATCGCTTGCCCCCCGGCACGGCCGCCGCTGCCCGGCGTCGTCTCCTGCATGGTGTTCCCCCCGTTCGATGGGCAGGGCGCAGAGCCGGAGGCCTCAGCGGCCCTCAACCAACACCCTTGGACACCCCTGACTCTCACGGAGATCGCTAGCGCACCGTTAACGCCTCACTAACAACCGTTTTGGTGGGGAGCTGGGTTGGGGGGCGCGGATGAACAGCGCCGGGAACGGCACACCGTGAGGATCATGGCCGACTATCGGTGACGTGGATGGTCTGGGGTGTACTGGCGGCGGCGTCCCGGCGTGGAGCGGGGCAGGGAGAGGTCACAGGACTCACCGTGCCGCCGGCCTCGGCCAGGGCTTCGACGACGGCAAGGACCGACGGGCGGACCGACGCGTCCGTACGCCATGTCGCGTACACCCGGCGGGTCAGCGCCGGCTCGACGTCCACGATCCGGACGCCGGCGGGAAGCGGCCCCAGCCCCAGTGTGGGCACTACGGCCAGACCGACTCCCGCCGCGACCAGGGCCAGCTGGGTGGGGTGCTCGGAGACGGTGTGCACGATGCGGGGTTCCGCACCGTGGCTCCGCATGGTGAGCACCAGCCACTCGTGGCATGTCGAGCGCCGTGCCCGGCTGATCCACGGTTCGTCGACGAGGTCACCGATGCCCACCGTGGCGCGCTCGGCCAGGGGGTGTCCTTCGGGCAGGGCCACCTTGGCGGCGTCCGTCACCACGAGCCGCTTTGCCACCCCTGCGGGCCAGGACAGTGGCGAGTGGGCCCAGTCCTGGACCACCCCGACGTCCAGATCGCCCCGTTCCACCTGCACCAGCGGCGACGCGAAATCCATCTCGCTGACCCGTAGTTCGAGGTCGGGCGCACGCTCACCCAGCAGTCGCAGCGCGTGGGGGACCAGACCCCGGGCAGCCGTGGGGAAGGCACCCAGCGTGAGCGTGCCCACCACGTCTCCCCGGTGTGCCTGCAACTCGGCCTCGGTACGGTCCACCAGCTCCAGGATGCGTTCGGCACGGTCCGCCAACAAGCGGGCCACCGGGGTCAGTTCCACGCCGCGCCCGTTGCGTACCACGATGCGGTGCCCGCATTCGTGCTCCAGCTTGTGGATCTGCTGGGAGACGGCGGACGCCGATACGTACAGGACGTCCGCCGCCGCGCTGACGGAGCCGTACTGCGCCAGGGCCCGCAGGGTGCGGAGGCGGTCGA includes:
- a CDS encoding ferredoxin, producing MKILIDEGKCVGAGACVLAAADVFDQRDEDGIVVLLDAVPPHELLPQVKDAAARCPALAIEVVE
- a CDS encoding cytochrome P450, yielding MTKAQPAKSRTTTSRTTTSQTAKARPTGTQPTVRSCPFDPPEEYRTLREQEPVAPMTFPDGAAGWLVTRYDDVRTVLSDPRFSAKRGVLRPGGPEGDDAPAPPPGLFIMMDAPEHTRFRRLLTGQFTVRRMRQLTPVVEKIVAEQLDAMAAAEGPVDLVQAFALPVPSLVICELLGVPYADREEFQRNSATIVRLNSGPEEFRQAQQAMRGYLHQLVLAKRENPTDDILGELVRSGELTDEELTGVGVLLLIAGHETTANMIALSTMCLLQNPGQLAALRADPSLMDGAVEELLRYLTIVQFGVRRTALEDVELHGRQIKEGSTVVASLASGNRDAAHLADHPERLDVERPHSPHLAFGHGIHQCLGQQLARAEMKAALSALLDRFPTLRLALPVEEVPMRDDMLVYGVHELPVTW
- a CDS encoding DUF3159 domain-containing protein yields the protein MDPTAHRVAGGEEAARAVLRSRLRAAVIDIAPIFGFTVSYALTHRLSVALMLALAAAAGVCVCRVVRGESVWRALAVLGLVCVQGALAAKTGEAANFFLPNLVMHSVIVVANAVGLLIGRPLTGVVVALLTKEGPGWHRCPVRRRAFAKSNLVILASSAVMLAIQLSLYLSGQVVALGTADAFGPPVLALALLLGRRVYRRALAGHSCATNYRMSTAAPLPLERTLP
- a CDS encoding LysR family transcriptional regulator, whose translation is MLNLDRLRTLRALAQYGSVSAAADVLYVSASAVSQQIHKLEHECGHRIVVRNGRGVELTPVARLLADRAERILELVDRTEAELQAHRGDVVGTLTLGAFPTAARGLVPHALRLLGERAPDLELRVSEMDFASPLVQVERGDLDVGVVQDWAHSPLSWPAGVAKRLVVTDAAKVALPEGHPLAERATVGIGDLVDEPWISRARRSTCHEWLVLTMRSHGAEPRIVHTVSEHPTQLALVAAGVGLAVVPTLGLGPLPAGVRIVDVEPALTRRVYATWRTDASVRPSVLAVVEALAEAGGTVSPVTSPCPAPRRDAAASTPQTIHVTDSRP